From the genome of Amycolatopsis sp. NBC_01488, one region includes:
- a CDS encoding HAD-IIIA family hydrolase has protein sequence MTASLDYTVVIPTTGRETLRPLLETLLLGDGPRPAEILVVDDRPGGSDLDVPAGVRVLRSGGRGPAAARNLGWRTAKSEWIAFVDDDVVLAPDWPRQLGEDLLSLPADVAASQGRITVPLPADRRPTDDERSTAGLEHARWITADMAYRRDALVEAGGFDERFPRAFREDSDLALRVAEAGHRIDRGARLTTHPARRAGFFYSLKAQRGNADNALMRAKHGVLWRQRTGAGQGRLGLHALSTVAGLAALGLRVAGQRGKAVLAAGVWAGLTAEFAAHRILPGPRTPGEVARMVVTSALIPPAACYHRVRGEIAARRPKPPVAVLFDRDDTLIVDVPYLSDPDRVRPMPGAVDLVRGLRDRGVPVGVVSNQSGVAKGLITPEQLAAVNARVKELFGPFGTWQVCVHDDGDGCDCRKPAPGMVFRAAGELGVDPASCVVIGDTGADVDAALAAGARAVLVPTARTLGPEIARARRHAAVARDLSEALRVAGVAG, from the coding sequence GTGACTGCTTCGCTCGACTACACCGTGGTGATCCCCACGACGGGCCGGGAGACGCTTCGGCCATTGCTGGAAACCCTGCTCCTCGGGGACGGTCCGCGCCCGGCGGAGATCCTCGTCGTCGACGACCGCCCCGGCGGGTCCGATCTGGACGTTCCCGCCGGTGTCCGCGTACTACGGTCCGGGGGACGCGGCCCGGCGGCGGCGCGGAACCTCGGCTGGCGCACGGCGAAGAGCGAGTGGATCGCCTTCGTCGACGACGACGTCGTGCTCGCCCCCGACTGGCCCCGGCAGCTGGGCGAGGACCTGCTGTCCCTGCCGGCCGACGTGGCCGCGTCCCAGGGCCGGATCACGGTGCCGTTGCCCGCGGACCGGCGCCCCACCGACGACGAGCGGAGTACGGCCGGCCTCGAGCACGCCCGGTGGATCACCGCGGACATGGCCTACCGCCGCGACGCGCTCGTCGAGGCCGGCGGCTTCGACGAGCGGTTCCCGCGCGCGTTCCGGGAGGACTCCGACCTCGCGCTGCGCGTCGCCGAAGCCGGGCACCGGATCGACCGGGGCGCGCGGCTGACGACGCACCCGGCCCGCCGCGCCGGGTTCTTCTACAGCCTGAAAGCCCAGCGCGGGAACGCGGACAACGCCCTGATGCGCGCCAAGCACGGTGTCCTCTGGCGGCAGCGCACGGGCGCCGGCCAAGGGCGGCTGGGACTGCACGCACTGTCCACAGTGGCCGGTCTGGCCGCGCTCGGCCTGAGGGTGGCGGGGCAGCGCGGGAAAGCCGTGCTCGCCGCCGGGGTCTGGGCCGGGCTCACGGCGGAGTTCGCCGCCCACCGGATCCTGCCGGGTCCGCGGACCCCGGGCGAGGTGGCCCGGATGGTCGTCACCAGCGCGCTCATCCCGCCGGCCGCGTGCTACCACCGGGTCCGCGGGGAGATCGCGGCCCGGCGCCCGAAGCCGCCGGTCGCGGTGCTGTTCGACCGGGACGACACCCTGATCGTCGACGTTCCCTACCTGTCCGATCCGGACCGGGTCCGGCCGATGCCCGGCGCCGTCGACCTGGTGCGCGGGCTGCGCGACCGCGGCGTGCCGGTCGGCGTGGTGAGCAACCAGTCGGGCGTCGCGAAGGGACTGATCACCCCGGAGCAGCTCGCGGCGGTGAACGCCCGCGTCAAGGAGCTGTTCGGGCCGTTCGGCACGTGGCAGGTCTGCGTCCACGACGACGGCGACGGCTGCGACTGCCGCAAGCCCGCGCCCGGCATGGTCTTCCGCGCGGCCGGCGAGCTGGGCGTCGATCCCGCGTCCTGCGTGGTCATCGGCGACACCGGCGCCGACGTCGACGCCGCCCTCGCCGCCGGGGCCCGCGCCGTGCTGGTCCCGACCGCGCGCACGCTCGGACCCGAGATCGCCCGGGCCCGCCGGCACGCCGCCGTCGCCCGCGACCTGTCCGAGGCACTGCGCGTCGCCGGGGTGGCCGGATGA